The genomic interval GCTGATCTCGGTCTCGTCCTGCGGGGCGGGCTCCTCCACCGAGCACGACGAGGTGCAGGAGCTGGACCCGGCCACCGGCAAGGCCAGGTGGACCAAGTCGATCCCCAAGGGCTGGACGGTGGACCACGTCTACTCCCTGGACCCGGTCGTCCTCTACATGACCGACTCCGACCACAAGCACTGGAACATCTCGACGCTGAAGAACGACGGTTCGGTCCGCTCGCAGGTCGACTCCAAGGCCGCGTTCGCGCCCACCTGCGGTTCGTCGTTCATCGACAGCGACCTCCAGGGCTGCCAGGGCGTCGCCGTCGACGCGAGCACCCTGTACCTCCCGACGGACGCGACGACCGGCGCCAACCAGATCGTCGCGATCGACCTGGCCACCGGCAAGGAGAAGTGGCGCGTCAAGTCACCCGCGGACGAGTCGATGGTCCCGGTCAAGGCCGAGGGCGGCAAACTCCTCGCCTACGTCGACGCCTCCTACGACGCGGGCGGCCAGATCGTGTCCGTCCCCACGACCGGCTCCTCCCACAAGACGACGAAGCTGCTCCAGATGCCCGCCGGCACCGCGCAGATCGAGTCCAGCTTCTTCTCCCGGGACATCGACTACGTCGACGGGCGCTTCTACATCTCGTCGACCCGGCTGAACGGCAATGACGACACGAAGGAGAAGTTGATGCTCGCGTACGGCAAGTGAGACCCCGACTTCTCCCCGCCCCGCCGTCCACCCCGAGGTACTCGTCATGACCCAGCCCCCACCGCCCCCGCCGAACCAGCCCCCGAACCAGCCCCCGCAGGGCGGCTTCGGCCCACCCCAGGACCAGCCCCCGCAGCAGCCGCCCCAGACCCCGCCGGGCTACGGCCACCCGCAGCCGCCTGGGCCCCAACAGCCGGTCTACGGCTACCCCCAGGCACCCCAGCAGCCCCAAGCCCCCCAGCCGCCTCAGGGACCCCCGCAGGCCCCGCCGCCCGGCTACGGCTACCCGGGCCAGCAGCCCAACCCGTACGCCCAGCCGCAGCAGCACCCGCAGCAGCCGTACGGTCAACAGCCCAACCCCTATGGCCAGCAGCCGGGTTACGGCTACCCGGGGCAGCCGACCATGCCGCTGCACCCGCAGCCGGGCCAACCGGGCGGCGGCGGGCGGAAGTTCGGGGCGCCCGCGGTGATCATCACCGCCGCGGTCGTGGCGATCGCGCTGATCGTCGGCGGCGGGATCTGGTACGCGTCCTCGTCCGGCAACAAGGACGACGACACGAAGAAGACCGCGACCGCCGGCGGCTCCACGGGCGGCACGAACGGCAAGGGCGGCACCGGCGGCACGACGTCGGGCGGCAAGGAGAAGGTCCCGGCCGACCCGGCCTCCAAGGTCCTCTTCGAGGTCCCGATGCCCAAGGTCAGCGACACCATGGTGACCTCCGGCTCCTGGCTCACCGACAAGGTGTACGCCAAGACCGGCAGCGCCGAGGTGGTCGGCTACAACCGCGACACGGGCGCGAAGCAGTGGACGATCAAACTCCCGGGCCCGGTCTGCCAGGCCACGAAGCACACCACCACGGACGGCAGGACGGCCATCCTCTACGAGCCCGCCATGCCGACCAAGGACAAGCCCTCGCACGGCTGCAGCCAGATCGCCGCGATCGACCTGAACGCGGGCACCAAGCTGTGGACGAAGACCGCCAACTCCGGTGACCAGCCGATCAGTTTCGGGAACGTCACCGTCAGCGCGAACACCGTCGCCGTGGGCAGCACCGACGGCGGCGCCGCCTTCGACATCTCCACCGGCAAGGTCCTGTGGAGCCCGAAGACCGCCGACTGCTACGACGCCGGCTACGGCGGCGGCACCAAGCTGGTCGCCGTGCGCCGGTGCGGCACGTACGACTCGCCCGTGCTCCACATCCAGACCATCGACCCGGTCTCCGGGAAGGTGATCTCGGACTACAAGATGGCCCAGGGCATCGAGTACGCGAGCATCGTGTCGACCGACCCGCTGGTCGTCGCGGCCGACGTCGGCGACAGCGCGGGCGACGGCAGCGGCATCTCGGACTTCTTCTCCATCGACAACAAGACGGGCGCGCTGCGCTCGCACATCTCGGCGCCGGGCAAGCAGTACGCGGCCCGCTGCGACGGCATCACGCGCGTCGAGTACTGCACCGAACTGGCCGTGGGGAACGACCGGTTGTACGTGCCCACCGAGGAACACGACGGTTCCGGCGACTCCTACAGCCAGACCAACGAGATCGTCGCCTTCGACCTCGCCACGGGCAAGCAGACCGGCCAGCGCGCCGACGCGGGCGACGGTTACACCATCACCCCGCTGCGCATGGACGGCACCAACGTCATCGCCTACAAGTCCCCGCCGTACGACAAGGGCGGCCAGATCGTCAGCATCGACGGCTCCTCCTTCAAGGAGACCAAGCTGCTGGAGAACCCGAGCACGGAGACGGTACGGAGCACGGAGACGACCTTCCTCCCGGACTACGCGGAGATCCTCTACGGGGAGGGCCACCTCTACATGTCGGCGGTCTACGCGGACAAGGCGTCGACATCGTCAACGGGCGACAAGGACTTGGCGATCGCCTTCGGTACGAGCAGCTGACCCGCTCTCCCCATTACCCCCATTACCCCCACCACCCCCATCACTCCCGAATGCCAGGAATGCGAAAAAGTCCGTCGATCTGGGGCACTTCTCTCCAGTAGGGGCAGCGCAACGTCGAACAAGCGTGTAACTTCCGGGGGCATGAAGAGCGGGGGTGCTGGGGGCCCTCTGTTCTTGGGGACCGGTGGGCATCCATAGTGGGCATCCATTGGGGGGACTGGGGGGTTGCTCGATGGGAGTGCGGCTGATGGTGGTCGACGACCACCGATTGCTCGCCGAGGCACTGGCCTCGGCACTGAAGCTGCGAGGACACCGGGTGCTGGCAGCCGCCGCACCCGCGGCGGGCGCGGCCGAGCTGGTGATCACCCGCGCCCCCGAGGTATGCCTGATCGGCACGGCGACACCGGCGGAACCGGGCATCTTCGACCCGGTGGTCAAAATCAAACGCGAACGCCCTCAGGTGGCGGTCCTGGTCCTGGGCCCGGTCCCGAGCCCGCGAGGCATAGCCGCGGCCTTCGCCGCGGGCGCGTCCGGCTACGTCCGTCACGACGAGCGCATCGAGGGCGTGGAGCGCGCGATCATGAAGGCGAGGGCGGGCGAGGCGGCCGTAGCACCGCAGTTGTTGCAGGGTGCCTTCAGCGAGCTGCTCAACCCGGCGGCCCAACCGGACGACGAGGGCCAGCGGTTGTTGCAGATGCTGACGCCGAGGGAGGTGGAAGTCCTGGTCAGGGTGGCGGACGGCGAGGACACCCGCCTGATCGCGGCGGGGATGGGCATCGCTCCGTCGACGGCCCGCACGCATGTGCAGAGGGTGCTGATGAAGCTGGGCGTGGGGTCGCGGCTGGAGGCGGCGGCCCTGGCGGCGCGGACGGGGCTGCTCGACAGGGCGGGGCCGGTGAACCATTCGGCGGGGCCGGACGCGTAGGCGAGTTCTGGTGCCGGATCAGCGGTGGGGGCGGCCGGCGACCGGGGTGCCGGAGCGTATGCCGTCGAGGAGGGCGGCGAGGGCCGTGGGGGTGGTGGTGAGGTGCGTGGTGGGGGTGTCGCTTTCGCGGAGGTGGAAGGCGCTGGGGGTGGTGGCGAGTTCGAGGCAGGCGTTGCCATCGCCGCTTCCCGAGAAGGACGACTTCTGCCAGGTGCTGGCGAGTTCGATGCAGTTGTTTCCGTCGCCGCTGCCGGAGAAGGACGACTTCTGCCAGTTGTCGGGGATGGTCACGGTGCGCCTCACAGTTCCTTCGCCAGCCTGTGGATGAGGTCACGCGACTGTTCCGGGTCGAGTGACACCGCCTCCACTTTACGGAAGAGCGTTCGAAAGGCGCCGAGTTGGGCTTCGGAGTCGATGAAGGCCGCGCCGTGGGGTGAGTCGCGTACCGCGGTATCGAGCTTCGGTACGGCGCCTCCCGCGTACATCATGGCGTT from Streptomyces sp. NBC_01288 carries:
- a CDS encoding helix-turn-helix transcriptional regulator, coding for MGVRLMVVDDHRLLAEALASALKLRGHRVLAAAAPAAGAAELVITRAPEVCLIGTATPAEPGIFDPVVKIKRERPQVAVLVLGPVPSPRGIAAAFAAGASGYVRHDERIEGVERAIMKARAGEAAVAPQLLQGAFSELLNPAAQPDDEGQRLLQMLTPREVEVLVRVADGEDTRLIAAGMGIAPSTARTHVQRVLMKLGVGSRLEAAALAARTGLLDRAGPVNHSAGPDA
- a CDS encoding DUF397 domain-containing protein yields the protein MTIPDNWQKSSFSGSGDGNNCIELASTWQKSSFSGSGDGNACLELATTPSAFHLRESDTPTTHLTTTPTALAALLDGIRSGTPVAGRPHR
- a CDS encoding outer membrane protein assembly factor BamB family protein; amino-acid sequence: MTQPPPPPPNQPPNQPPQGGFGPPQDQPPQQPPQTPPGYGHPQPPGPQQPVYGYPQAPQQPQAPQPPQGPPQAPPPGYGYPGQQPNPYAQPQQHPQQPYGQQPNPYGQQPGYGYPGQPTMPLHPQPGQPGGGGRKFGAPAVIITAAVVAIALIVGGGIWYASSSGNKDDDTKKTATAGGSTGGTNGKGGTGGTTSGGKEKVPADPASKVLFEVPMPKVSDTMVTSGSWLTDKVYAKTGSAEVVGYNRDTGAKQWTIKLPGPVCQATKHTTTDGRTAILYEPAMPTKDKPSHGCSQIAAIDLNAGTKLWTKTANSGDQPISFGNVTVSANTVAVGSTDGGAAFDISTGKVLWSPKTADCYDAGYGGGTKLVAVRRCGTYDSPVLHIQTIDPVSGKVISDYKMAQGIEYASIVSTDPLVVAADVGDSAGDGSGISDFFSIDNKTGALRSHISAPGKQYAARCDGITRVEYCTELAVGNDRLYVPTEEHDGSGDSYSQTNEIVAFDLATGKQTGQRADAGDGYTITPLRMDGTNVIAYKSPPYDKGGQIVSIDGSSFKETKLLENPSTETVRSTETTFLPDYAEILYGEGHLYMSAVYADKASTSSTGDKDLAIAFGTSS